One Mesorhizobium loti genomic window carries:
- a CDS encoding MiaB-like tRNA modifying protein: MSVALSKSPDFDGSLSEAPSRIDVVTFGCRLNTYESEVMRREAESAGLGALQGGAVIFNTCAVTGEAVRQAKQAIRKARRDNPGARIIVTGCAAQTEPEKFAAMDEVDLVLGNEEKLKAHSYRALPDFGVNDTEKARVNDIFSVRETAGHMVDAIEGRARAFVQVQNGCDHRCTFCIIPYGRGNSRSVPMGAVVEQVKRLAGNGYAEIVLTGVDMTSFGADLPGAPKLGKLVKTILKQVPDVKRLRLSSIDSIEADDDLLDAIASESRLMPHLHLSLQSGDDMILKRMKRRHLRDQSIRFCEDVRKLRPAIVFGADIIAGFPTETDAMFENSIKIVEECGLTHLHVFPFSPREGTPAARMPQVRRELVKQRAARLRAAGEAAYRRHLSSLTGTRQSILIERDGLGRTEGFTLAALGTGAPGEIVEATITGHDGIRLNAAPLAARAA; encoded by the coding sequence ATGTCGGTTGCTCTGTCCAAGAGCCCGGATTTCGACGGCTCCCTTTCCGAGGCCCCCAGCCGCATTGACGTGGTGACCTTTGGCTGCCGGCTGAACACCTATGAATCCGAAGTGATGCGGCGCGAGGCCGAAAGTGCCGGGCTCGGCGCGCTGCAAGGCGGCGCCGTGATCTTCAACACCTGCGCCGTCACCGGCGAGGCGGTGCGCCAGGCCAAACAGGCGATCCGCAAGGCGCGCCGCGACAACCCTGGGGCGCGCATCATCGTCACCGGCTGCGCCGCCCAGACCGAGCCGGAAAAATTCGCCGCCATGGACGAGGTCGATCTCGTGCTCGGCAATGAAGAGAAGCTGAAGGCACACTCCTATCGCGCGCTGCCGGATTTCGGCGTCAACGACACCGAGAAGGCCCGCGTCAACGACATTTTCTCGGTACGCGAGACCGCCGGCCATATGGTCGACGCCATCGAGGGCCGCGCCCGCGCCTTCGTTCAGGTGCAGAATGGCTGCGACCACCGCTGTACCTTCTGCATCATTCCCTATGGCCGCGGCAATTCTCGCTCGGTGCCGATGGGCGCTGTGGTCGAGCAGGTCAAGCGGCTGGCCGGCAACGGTTATGCCGAGATCGTGCTGACCGGCGTCGACATGACGTCTTTTGGCGCCGACCTGCCGGGCGCGCCCAAGCTCGGCAAATTGGTCAAGACCATCCTGAAACAGGTGCCCGACGTGAAGCGTCTGCGGCTATCCTCCATAGATTCGATCGAGGCCGACGACGATTTGCTCGACGCCATCGCCAGCGAATCCAGGCTGATGCCGCATCTGCATCTGTCGCTGCAATCGGGCGACGACATGATCCTGAAACGGATGAAGCGAAGGCATCTGCGCGACCAGTCGATCCGCTTCTGCGAGGATGTACGCAAATTGCGTCCTGCAATCGTATTCGGCGCCGACATCATCGCCGGCTTCCCGACCGAGACCGACGCCATGTTCGAGAACTCGATAAAGATCGTCGAGGAATGTGGCCTGACCCATCTCCACGTGTTCCCGTTTTCACCGCGCGAAGGCACGCCTGCCGCGCGCATGCCGCAGGTCCGCCGCGAACTGGTCAAGCAGCGCGCCGCCCGGCTACGCGCCGCCGGCGAGGCCGCGTATCGGCGCCATCTGTCCTCGCTGACCGGCACCCGGCAATCGATCCTGATCGAGCGCGACGGCCTTGGCCGCACCGAAGGATTTACGCTTGCCGCGCTCGGCACCGGCGCGCCGGGCGAGATCGTCGAAGCGACAATTACTGGCCACGATGGTATCAGGCTGAACGCAGCCCCGCTTGCCGCACGCGCCGCCTGA
- a CDS encoding outer membrane lipoprotein, translating to MNFSKSGLVAVSLAALVASGCSTTRFSSMEDQQPAPLPAAPAGQVSSNQLPPPASPGTTDPSQFPTAPANTQVASLPPDGAAPAGASDLNAASVAGVWNASVSGQSCKIATPQTKFGAGFRAGPLHCPAPIDGIKSWNVAGKQLTLYDENGGSLARLYSSGGSKFDGQTSNGQPISLTR from the coding sequence ATGAATTTTTCGAAAAGCGGTCTGGTGGCCGTATCGCTGGCGGCGCTCGTTGCGAGTGGCTGCTCGACCACACGCTTCTCGTCGATGGAGGACCAGCAGCCCGCGCCACTGCCTGCGGCTCCGGCCGGCCAGGTGAGTTCCAACCAGCTGCCGCCGCCGGCCTCGCCCGGCACCACCGACCCGTCGCAATTCCCGACCGCACCGGCAAACACACAGGTTGCGTCCTTGCCGCCTGACGGCGCGGCGCCCGCCGGCGCCTCGGATCTCAACGCGGCAAGCGTGGCCGGGGTCTGGAACGCCAGCGTTTCCGGCCAGAGCTGCAAGATCGCGACGCCGCAGACCAAGTTCGGTGCCGGCTTCCGCGCCGGGCCGCTGCATTGCCCGGCGCCGATCGACGGCATCAAGTCGTGGAACGTTGCAGGCAAGCAGTTGACGCTTTACGATGAGAATGGCGGCTCGCTGGCGCGGCTCTATTCCTCGGGCGGCTCGAAATTCGACGGCCAGACTTCCAACGGCCAGCCGATCTCGCTTACAAGATAG
- a CDS encoding AFG1-family ATPase gives MHLRDGLQTHATVRQRYDHLVETGAVERDLAQERIAAALDRLTDEISAKRLAHKSSALGWLFARKRETRDIVRGLYIHGGVGRGKTMLMDMFFELLPVRRKRRVHFNDFMADVQDRIQKHRQARKNGDVKEDDPIPPVAKALAEQAWVLCFDEFSVTDIADAMILSRLFSALFANGVVLVATSNVAPENLYRDGLNRQLFLPFIGILERHAQVLSLDSDKDYRLEKLDRTPVYVTPVDEAADRALDEAWRTMTRGAPTEATSLTLKGRHVVVPAAAGNAARFSFADLCEKPLGARDFLAIAGRFSTVFIDHVPVLGEGKRNEAKRFILLIDTLYDHHVRLVVSAEAAPQELYVAKRGVEVFEFERTASRLIEMQSRDWLEDWAERRKAKANKPGGRHGEPPVATA, from the coding sequence ATGCATCTGCGTGACGGCCTCCAGACCCATGCGACCGTCAGGCAGCGCTACGACCATCTGGTGGAAACCGGCGCGGTCGAACGCGACTTGGCGCAGGAACGCATCGCCGCTGCGCTCGACCGGCTGACCGATGAAATCTCGGCCAAGCGGCTGGCGCACAAATCGAGTGCGCTGGGCTGGCTGTTTGCCCGTAAGCGCGAGACGCGGGACATCGTCAGGGGTCTCTACATCCATGGCGGTGTCGGCCGCGGCAAGACCATGCTGATGGACATGTTCTTCGAGCTGCTGCCGGTCCGTCGCAAGCGCCGCGTGCATTTCAACGACTTCATGGCCGACGTGCAGGACCGTATCCAGAAGCACCGGCAGGCGCGCAAGAATGGCGACGTCAAAGAGGACGATCCGATCCCGCCGGTGGCCAAGGCGCTGGCCGAACAGGCCTGGGTGCTGTGCTTCGACGAATTTTCGGTCACCGACATTGCCGACGCGATGATCCTGTCCAGGCTGTTTTCGGCGCTGTTTGCCAATGGCGTCGTACTGGTCGCCACCTCGAACGTGGCGCCGGAAAATCTTTACCGCGACGGGCTCAATCGCCAGCTGTTCCTGCCGTTCATCGGCATCCTGGAACGGCATGCGCAGGTGCTGTCGCTCGACAGCGATAAGGATTACCGGCTGGAAAAGCTCGACCGCACGCCGGTCTATGTCACGCCGGTCGATGAAGCGGCCGACCGGGCGCTCGACGAGGCTTGGCGGACGATGACGCGCGGCGCGCCGACAGAAGCGACGTCGCTGACGCTGAAGGGACGGCATGTTGTGGTGCCGGCCGCCGCCGGCAACGCGGCCCGGTTTTCCTTCGCCGATCTCTGCGAAAAACCGCTCGGCGCGCGCGATTTCCTGGCCATCGCCGGGCGTTTCTCGACGGTCTTCATCGATCACGTGCCGGTGCTGGGCGAAGGCAAGCGCAACGAAGCCAAACGCTTCATCCTGCTGATCGACACGCTCTACGACCACCATGTGCGCCTGGTGGTGAGCGCCGAGGCCGCGCCGCAAGAGCTCTATGTGGCCAAGCGCGGCGTCGAAGTGTTCGAGTTCGAACGCACGGCCTCCCGCCTGATCGAGATGCAGAGCCGCGACTGGCTGGAGGACTGGGCGGAACGGCGGAAAGCGAAGGCGAACAAACCGGGAGGCCGGCACGGCGAGCCTCCCGTCGCCACGGCTTGA
- a CDS encoding aminoglycoside 6'-N-acetyltransferase — MKVEIIRLEAGDDALVMRVAEDVFDEPVRPDRLAAYLRQPGHFMIVALADSVVVGQCAAVIHRHPDKVAELYIDEVGVSPAFQRQGIARRMLDAMFAIGREHGCEEAWVGTEPDNVPARALYESRDSVAEPFVMYVYRL; from the coding sequence ATGAAGGTGGAGATCATAAGACTTGAAGCCGGCGATGACGCCCTTGTGATGCGGGTTGCCGAGGATGTGTTCGACGAGCCGGTCAGGCCAGATCGATTGGCAGCCTATCTCAGGCAACCAGGCCATTTCATGATCGTGGCCTTGGCTGACAGCGTGGTTGTCGGACAATGCGCGGCGGTGATCCACCGCCATCCCGACAAGGTTGCGGAACTCTACATCGACGAGGTCGGCGTATCGCCCGCCTTCCAACGCCAGGGTATCGCGCGCAGAATGCTCGACGCGATGTTCGCGATCGGCAGGGAGCATGGCTGCGAAGAGGCCTGGGTCGGCACCGAGCCCGACAACGTCCCGGCCCGCGCGCTTTATGAGTCGCGCGATTCGGTGGCCGAGCCGTTCGTGATGTACGTTTACAGGCTCTAG
- a CDS encoding signal recognition particle-docking protein FtsY produces the protein MAGFFKKIFSFGKKEVVEERVDETAPLPPIKWDQLDALKPAAEQVVPEFLKRDGPLPEAELAPIAPTEPEPAPHPPLDGESRHEVAGRGDSADAGASHPQAALGTSPIEGEVKSAPTPVEEPAPEPAPTIPTEPEPAVPSEPEPLPEPAPVEEPAPAPQPPEPPAPEEIPLPPAAPGPAPEPQPQEVPAPAPAEPEIAPSRPERQPEPAPIEVPAPPAEIPVETPAPVEVPPPAAPSAQPTSDVSAAPQAPTPPLANIKEIAPLAEAAPMPHPPLDGEGRREASGWGDGADAGASHPHPRAALGTSPIEGEVKRTPVEAAPPAVEPRPVIAKVAPVPPQPLPEPKPAPGKVTVAKKVEQKAEPVKAPEPAPRRSWFQRMRDGLARSSRELTGNIAGVFTKRKLDEETLQDLEDVLIRADLGMETALRITDALAASRYGKDVSDTDVRTVMAAEVEKVLTPVARPLELDLSHKPHVILVVGVNGTGKTTTIGKLAAKLTDGGLSVMLAAGDTFRAAAIEQLKIWGERTKSPVIASKLGADAAGLAYDAFERAKEAGSDVLIIDTAGRLQNKTELMAELEKIVRVLGKLDPEAPHTVLQTVDATTGQNALNQVEIFRNIAGVNGLVMTKLDGTARGGILVAIAAKHKLPVYFIGVGEQVDDLEPFSASEFARAIAGVA, from the coding sequence ATGGCTGGTTTTTTCAAGAAGATATTTTCGTTCGGCAAGAAAGAGGTTGTCGAGGAGCGCGTCGACGAGACCGCCCCGCTGCCACCCATCAAATGGGACCAGCTCGATGCGCTGAAACCGGCGGCCGAACAGGTCGTTCCCGAGTTTCTAAAGCGCGACGGGCCCCTGCCCGAGGCGGAACTTGCGCCGATAGCGCCGACCGAGCCAGAACCAGCCCCTCACCCTCCCCTCGATGGGGAGAGTCGCCACGAAGTGGCGGGGAGGGGTGACAGCGCCGACGCTGGCGCCAGTCACCCCCAAGCTGCGCTTGGGACCTCCCCCATCGAGGGGGAGGTAAAGAGCGCGCCGACGCCTGTCGAAGAGCCAGCACCCGAGCCCGCTCCAACCATTCCGACTGAGCCGGAGCCGGCCGTTCCGTCTGAACCGGAACCGCTGCCTGAGCCGGCGCCGGTCGAGGAACCAGCACCCGCGCCACAGCCTCCGGAGCCCCCGGCGCCGGAGGAAATTCCGCTTCCCCCCGCCGCCCCGGGGCCCGCTCCCGAACCGCAGCCGCAGGAAGTCCCTGCTCCGGCGCCAGCCGAGCCGGAAATTGCGCCGTCGCGTCCGGAAAGGCAGCCCGAACCGGCGCCGATCGAAGTGCCGGCGCCGCCTGCCGAGATTCCGGTCGAGACGCCAGCACCGGTCGAGGTGCCGCCACCGGCTGCACCTTCCGCACAGCCAACTTCGGATGTTAGCGCCGCCCCTCAAGCGCCGACGCCTCCTCTTGCGAACATCAAAGAAATAGCGCCGCTCGCTGAAGCCGCGCCGATGCCCCACCCTCCCCTCGATGGGGAGGGTCGACGCGAAGCGTCGGGGTGGGGTGATGGCGCCGACGCCGGCGCCAGTCACCCCCACCCCCGAGCTGCGCTCGGGACCTCCCCCATCGAGGGGGAGGTAAAGCGCACGCCGGTCGAAGCTGCGCCCCCGGCGGTCGAGCCGCGGCCTGTCATCGCCAAGGTAGCACCGGTCCCACCCCAACCCCTGCCCGAACCAAAACCCGCGCCCGGCAAGGTGACCGTCGCCAAAAAGGTCGAGCAGAAGGCCGAGCCGGTGAAGGCGCCGGAGCCGGCGCCGCGGCGCTCCTGGTTCCAGCGCATGCGGGACGGGCTTGCCCGTTCGTCGCGCGAACTCACCGGCAACATCGCCGGCGTCTTCACCAAGCGCAAGCTCGACGAAGAGACGCTGCAGGACCTGGAAGACGTGCTGATCCGCGCCGATCTCGGCATGGAGACAGCGCTTCGTATCACCGACGCGCTGGCCGCCAGCCGCTACGGCAAGGACGTCTCCGATACGGATGTCCGCACCGTCATGGCGGCCGAGGTGGAGAAGGTGCTGACCCCTGTCGCCCGGCCGCTGGAGCTCGATCTCTCGCACAAGCCGCACGTCATCCTGGTGGTCGGCGTCAACGGCACCGGCAAGACCACCACCATCGGCAAGCTGGCGGCAAAACTGACCGATGGCGGCCTGTCGGTGATGCTTGCCGCCGGCGACACGTTCCGCGCCGCCGCGATCGAGCAGCTGAAGATCTGGGGCGAGCGGACGAAATCGCCTGTGATCGCCTCCAAGCTCGGCGCCGATGCCGCCGGCCTCGCTTACGACGCCTTCGAACGGGCAAAAGAAGCCGGCTCCGACGTGCTGATCATCGACACCGCCGGCCGGCTGCAGAACAAGACCGAGCTGATGGCGGAACTGGAAAAGATCGTCCGCGTGCTCGGCAAGCTCGATCCGGAAGCGCCGCACACCGTGCTGCAGACGGTCGACGCCACCACCGGCCAGAACGCGCTGAACCAGGTCGAGATCTTTCGCAACATCGCCGGCGTCAACGGCCTGGTGATGACCAAGCTGGACGGCACGGCGCGCGGCGGTATTCTGGTGGCGATCGCGGCAAAGCACAAACTGCCGGTCTATTTCATCGGCGTCGGCGAACAGGTCGACGACCTCGAACCTTTCTCCGCAAGCGAATTCGCCAGGGCGATCGCTGGAGTGGCGTAA
- a CDS encoding Gluconolactonase, protein MAAADYYEILDPRFARLFNGNAQVDKLFTGCRWAEGPAWFAAGRYVVWSDIPNNRMLRYDETDGSVSVFRQPSGNSNGNTVDRQGRLVTCEHSGRRVSRTEYDGSVTTIAAKWKGKRLNSPNDVVVKSDGSIWFTDPTYGIDTDYEGDKAESEIGACYVYRVDPDTGEVEAVITDMVRPNGLAFSVDESLLYVVDTGRTHGAENPAHMRVFNIGKHGKKVSGGKVFADCTAGLFDGFRLDADGRIWTSAADGIHCYDPDGTLIGKVKVPEVTANCVFGGAKLNCLYIAGTTSLYSVRLMVNGAKTF, encoded by the coding sequence ATGGCGGCCGCAGATTATTACGAAATTCTCGACCCGCGCTTCGCGCGGCTGTTCAACGGCAACGCGCAGGTGGACAAGCTGTTCACCGGATGCCGCTGGGCGGAAGGGCCGGCCTGGTTCGCCGCCGGGCGCTACGTCGTCTGGTCCGACATCCCGAACAACCGCATGCTGCGTTATGACGAGACGGACGGCAGCGTCAGCGTCTTCCGGCAGCCGTCGGGCAACTCCAACGGCAACACCGTCGACCGGCAGGGCCGGCTGGTCACTTGCGAGCATTCGGGCCGCCGCGTCAGCCGCACCGAATATGACGGCTCGGTCACCACGATCGCCGCCAAATGGAAGGGCAAGCGGCTGAACTCGCCCAACGACGTGGTGGTCAAGTCCGACGGCTCGATCTGGTTCACCGACCCGACCTACGGCATCGACACCGACTATGAGGGCGACAAGGCCGAGAGCGAGATCGGCGCCTGCTATGTCTACCGGGTCGATCCCGACACCGGCGAAGTCGAGGCCGTCATCACCGACATGGTGAGGCCGAACGGGCTTGCCTTCTCGGTGGATGAAAGCCTGCTCTATGTCGTCGATACCGGCCGCACGCATGGCGCTGAGAACCCCGCGCATATGCGGGTGTTCAACATCGGCAAGCACGGCAAGAAGGTTTCCGGCGGCAAGGTCTTCGCCGACTGCACCGCCGGCCTGTTCGATGGGTTTAGGCTCGACGCGGACGGGCGCATCTGGACCAGTGCCGCCGACGGCATCCATTGCTACGATCCGGACGGGACGCTGATCGGCAAGGTCAAGGTGCCGGAAGTGACCGCCAATTGCGTGTTCGGCGGCGCCAAGCTGAACTGCCTCTACATCGCCGGCACCACCTCGCTCTATTCGGTGCGGCTGATGGTGAACGGGGCCAAGACTTTTTGA
- a CDS encoding intracellular septation protein A: protein MNPPILERDPSDPQKEKKEGVNPVLKLVLELGPLLVFFFANARGEWLVQKFPVLGEFGGPIFVATGLFMAATAIALIASWLLTRTLPIMPMVSGVVVFIFGALTLYLQDDIFIKMKPTIVNTLFGGVLLGGLYFGRSLLGYVFDSAFKLDAEGWRKLTFRWGLFFLFLAVVNEVVWRNFSTDAWVTFKVWGIMPITLLFTFSQMPLILHHSLDDKASGEEKPGK from the coding sequence ATGAACCCACCCATTCTCGAACGCGATCCGTCCGACCCGCAGAAAGAGAAGAAGGAAGGCGTCAATCCCGTGCTCAAGCTGGTGCTGGAGCTCGGGCCGCTGTTGGTCTTCTTCTTCGCCAATGCGCGCGGCGAATGGCTGGTGCAGAAATTCCCTGTCCTTGGCGAATTCGGCGGCCCCATCTTCGTCGCCACCGGCCTGTTCATGGCCGCAACGGCCATCGCGCTGATCGCTTCGTGGCTGCTGACGCGCACGCTGCCGATTATGCCGATGGTGTCGGGTGTCGTCGTCTTCATCTTCGGCGCGCTGACGCTCTATCTGCAGGACGACATCTTCATCAAGATGAAGCCGACCATCGTCAACACGCTGTTCGGCGGCGTGCTGCTGGGCGGCCTCTACTTCGGCAGGTCGCTGCTCGGCTATGTCTTCGATTCAGCCTTCAAGCTCGATGCCGAAGGCTGGCGCAAACTCACCTTCCGCTGGGGCCTGTTCTTCCTGTTCCTGGCCGTCGTCAACGAAGTGGTGTGGCGCAATTTTTCCACCGACGCCTGGGTTACCTTCAAGGTCTGGGGCATCATGCCGATCACGCTTCTGTTCACCTTCAGCCAGATGCCGCTGATCCTGCATCATTCGCTGGACGACAAGGCGAGCGGGGAAGAAAAGCCCGGCAAATAG
- a CDS encoding 4-oxalocrotonate tautomerase, which translates to MPFVNIRIVKEVIAADPAGKKADIAKKVTAAIMEATGLGNDDVWVVFEEVNARDWYVGKTDVETLRKG; encoded by the coding sequence ATGCCATTCGTCAACATCCGCATCGTCAAGGAAGTGATCGCCGCCGATCCGGCAGGCAAGAAGGCTGACATCGCCAAGAAAGTCACCGCGGCCATCATGGAGGCCACCGGGCTCGGCAATGACGATGTCTGGGTGGTCTTCGAAGAGGTCAACGCCCGCGACTGGTATGTCGGCAAGACCGATGTCGAGACGCTGCGGAAGGGGTAG
- a CDS encoding NADPH-dependent FMN reductase, giving the protein MLNLLAISGSLRAASTNSALVAALARNAPAGCRVTVYDGLGRLPIFNPDDEGERTPPEAAFLIDAVTGADGIIVSCPEYAHGVPGGLKNALDWLVSRDAAVAKPAMLVHASPRSLFARAALAEIMRTMSFAMYEGGLEIALLGKKPPEVEAILAEPGNVLAMRDALSAFADFIRTR; this is encoded by the coding sequence TTGCTGAATCTCCTTGCCATCTCCGGTAGCCTGCGCGCGGCCTCCACCAATTCGGCCCTCGTCGCGGCACTGGCGCGCAACGCGCCGGCCGGCTGCCGCGTCACCGTCTATGACGGGCTCGGCCGCCTGCCGATCTTCAACCCCGACGACGAAGGCGAGCGGACACCGCCCGAAGCCGCCTTCCTGATCGACGCCGTCACCGGCGCCGACGGCATCATCGTCTCCTGTCCGGAATATGCCCATGGCGTGCCGGGCGGGCTGAAGAACGCGCTCGATTGGCTGGTCTCACGCGACGCCGCGGTCGCCAAACCGGCCATGCTGGTCCACGCCTCGCCGCGTTCGCTGTTCGCCCGCGCCGCTTTGGCCGAGATCATGCGGACGATGTCGTTCGCGATGTATGAGGGCGGGCTCGAGATTGCGTTGTTGGGGAAGAAGCCGCCGGAGGTAGAGGCTATTTTGGCTGAGCCGGGAAATGTGCTGGCGATGCGGGATGCGCTATCTGCTTTCGCGGATTTCATCCGCACGCGGTGA
- a CDS encoding diaminopimelate epimerase, which translates to MASTAPFAKMNGIGNEIIVADMRGRADQVTAAAALALNADAATRFDQIMAIHDAKTPGTAYYVDILNSDGTSAQACGNGMRCVVQALAAETGQKTFTFETRAGILNAREHADGTISIDMGIPHFGWQEIPLAEEFRDTRMIELQIGPIDAPVLHSPSAVSMGNPHAIFWVDRDVWSYELERFGPLLENHPIFPERANITIAQVTSPESMIIRTWERGAGLTKACGSAACASVVAAARTRRTGRSVSLLTPGGGTLHVEWRDDDHVILTGAAEWEFSGNFDPSTGTWARDTESAA; encoded by the coding sequence ATGGCAAGCACTGCCCCTTTCGCCAAGATGAACGGCATCGGCAACGAGATCATCGTCGCCGATATGCGCGGCCGTGCCGATCAGGTGACGGCGGCCGCCGCACTTGCGCTGAACGCAGATGCCGCGACCCGCTTCGACCAGATCATGGCGATCCATGATGCGAAGACACCGGGCACTGCCTATTATGTCGACATCCTGAATTCCGACGGCACCAGTGCGCAGGCCTGCGGGAATGGCATGCGCTGCGTGGTGCAGGCGCTCGCCGCCGAAACCGGCCAAAAGACTTTCACCTTCGAGACCCGTGCCGGCATCCTCAACGCCCGCGAACATGCCGACGGCACGATCTCGATCGACATGGGTATCCCGCATTTCGGCTGGCAGGAGATTCCGCTGGCCGAAGAATTCCGCGACACCCGCATGATCGAACTGCAGATCGGCCCGATCGACGCGCCGGTGCTGCATTCGCCCTCCGCCGTCTCGATGGGCAATCCGCATGCCATCTTCTGGGTCGACCGTGACGTCTGGTCCTATGAGCTCGAACGCTTCGGTCCGCTGCTCGAAAACCACCCGATCTTCCCTGAACGCGCCAACATCACCATCGCCCAGGTGACGTCGCCCGAAAGCATGATCATCCGCACCTGGGAGCGCGGCGCCGGCTTGACCAAGGCCTGCGGCTCCGCGGCCTGCGCATCGGTGGTGGCCGCGGCCCGCACCAGGCGCACCGGACGCAGCGTCAGCCTGCTGACCCCCGGCGGCGGCACGCTGCATGTCGAATGGCGCGACGACGACCACGTCATCCTGACCGGTGCGGCCGAATGGGAATTTTCCGGCAATTTCGATCCTTCGACCGGCACCTGGGCCCGCGACACCGAAAGCGCGGCCTGA
- a CDS encoding malate dehydrogenase → MARNKIALIGSGMIGGTLAHMIGLKDLGDVVLFDIAEGIPQGKGLDIAQSSPVDGFDSRLTGVNDYAGIEGADVCIVTAGVPRKPGMSRDDLLGINLKVMEQVGAGLKKYAPKAFVICITNPLDAMVWALQKFSGLPKTHVVGMAGVLDSARFRYFLAEEFKVSVEDVTAFVLGGHGDSMVPMIRYSTVSGIPLPDLVKMGWTSKEKLDQIVQRTRDGGAEIVGLLKTGSAYYAPAASAIQMAEAYLKDKKRVLPCAAHLSGQYGVKGTYVGVPVVIGAGGVERIIEIDLNKTEQKMFESSVATVQGLTEACVKIAPQLASK, encoded by the coding sequence ATGGCACGCAACAAGATAGCGCTTATCGGCTCGGGCATGATCGGCGGCACGCTGGCCCACATGATCGGCCTCAAGGACCTCGGCGACGTGGTTCTGTTCGATATCGCCGAGGGTATTCCGCAAGGCAAGGGGCTCGATATCGCGCAATCGTCGCCGGTCGATGGTTTCGACTCCCGGCTAACCGGCGTCAACGACTATGCCGGCATCGAGGGCGCCGATGTCTGCATCGTTACCGCCGGCGTGCCGCGCAAGCCGGGCATGAGCCGCGACGATTTGCTCGGCATCAATCTCAAGGTCATGGAGCAGGTCGGCGCCGGTCTGAAGAAGTACGCGCCCAAGGCCTTCGTCATCTGCATCACCAACCCGCTCGATGCCATGGTGTGGGCGCTGCAGAAGTTTTCCGGCCTGCCCAAGACCCATGTCGTCGGCATGGCCGGCGTGCTCGACAGCGCACGCTTCCGCTATTTCCTGGCCGAGGAATTCAAGGTCTCGGTCGAGGACGTCACCGCATTCGTGCTCGGCGGCCACGGCGATTCCATGGTGCCGATGATCCGCTATTCGACAGTGTCGGGCATTCCGTTGCCCGACCTCGTCAAGATGGGCTGGACCTCGAAGGAGAAGCTCGACCAGATCGTGCAGCGCACCCGCGACGGCGGCGCCGAGATCGTCGGCCTGCTCAAGACCGGCTCGGCCTACTACGCGCCGGCCGCCTCGGCGATCCAGATGGCCGAAGCCTATCTCAAGGACAAGAAGCGCGTCCTGCCTTGTGCCGCGCACCTCTCCGGCCAGTATGGCGTCAAGGGCACTTATGTCGGCGTTCCCGTGGTGATCGGCGCCGGCGGTGTCGAGCGCATCATCGAGATCGACCTCAACAAGACCGAACAGAAGATGTTCGAAAGCTCGGTGGCGACGGTGCAGGGCTTGACCGAGGCCTGCGTCAAGATCGCACCGCAGCTCGCCTCGAAGTAA
- a CDS encoding pyridoxamine 5'-phosphate oxidase-like FMN-binding protein → MEFVTTREELRTIYKTPRPTDGSIRKELKALDGHCRSFIGKSPFVLIGSSDGEGNADVTPKGDKPGFAAILDDRTIAIPDRPGNNRLDTLENILRNPSVGLLFLIPGMNETLRVNGDARITVDAGLRERLVVDGKEPQSVVVVTVKAAYMHCAKAFMRSDLWKPDTWYDRATLPTLGQILRDQLVVAESADATDRWLDEEYKQTMW, encoded by the coding sequence ATGGAATTCGTCACCACGCGCGAGGAATTGCGGACGATCTACAAGACGCCCCGGCCCACCGACGGTTCGATCCGCAAGGAATTGAAGGCGCTTGACGGCCATTGCCGTTCCTTCATCGGCAAGAGCCCGTTCGTGCTGATCGGCTCGTCAGACGGCGAAGGCAATGCCGATGTGACGCCCAAGGGCGACAAGCCCGGTTTCGCCGCCATTCTCGACGACAGGACCATCGCCATCCCCGACCGGCCCGGCAACAACCGGCTGGATACGTTGGAGAACATCCTGCGCAATCCCTCGGTCGGCCTGCTTTTCCTCATCCCCGGCATGAACGAGACGCTGCGCGTCAATGGCGATGCCCGCATCACCGTCGATGCCGGTTTGCGCGAACGCCTCGTCGTCGATGGCAAGGAGCCGCAAAGCGTCGTCGTGGTTACGGTCAAGGCGGCCTACATGCATTGCGCCAAGGCCTTCATGCGCTCCGATCTGTGGAAGCCGGACACCTGGTACGATCGCGCCACGCTGCCGACGCTCGGCCAGATCCTGCGCGACCAGCTGGTGGTTGCCGAGTCGGCCGATGCGACCGACCGCTGGCTCGACGAGGAATACAAGCAGACGATGTGGTAG